The Chryseobacterium sp. G0186 genome includes the window AACGTAATCCTTATTGATGACATGATTGATACTGCAGGAACGCTTTGTAAGGCTGCAGATATCTTAATTGAAAAGGGAGCAAAAACAGTAAGAGCAATGGCTACTCATGGAGTACTTTCAGGAAAGGCTTATGAGAATATTGAGAACTCAAAAATCATGGAAGTTATTGTAACTGACTCAATTCCTGTTAAAAATAATTTGTCATCTAAAATAAAAGTGCTATCTTGCGCCCCATTATTTGCAGACGTTATGACAATGGTTCATGAGCATAAATCAATTAGCAGCAAGTTTGTTATTTAATTGATTTTTAGCGAATTGCAAAATAAAACTAAAATAATTTTTTAAATTTTTTATAAATGAAATCTATTACAATTCAAGGTACAAAAAGAGAAAGCGTGGGCAAAAAGTCTACAAAAGCTTTACGTGATGCTGAATTAGTTCCTTGTGTTGTTTATGGAGGTGGTGCACCATTGAACTTCTCTGCTGAAGAGAGAGCTTTCAAAGGTTTAGTATACACTCCTGAAGCACACACGGTATCTATTGAAGTTGATGGTCAAACAATTCCAGCAGTTCTTCAAGATATTCAGTTTCACCCAATTACTGACAAGATTCTTCACGCAGACTTCTATCAATTAACTGATGATAAGCCAGTTATTATGGAGGTTCCTGTAAGAATTACTGGACGTTCTAAAGGTGTTGTTGCTGGTGGTGTTTTACGTCAGTCTTTCAGAAAATTGAAAGTAAAAGCTATTCCTGCTAACTTGCCAGACGAAATCGTTGTTGATGTTACTCCATTAAGAATTGGTAACAAACTTTATGTAGGTAGTATCAAAACAGAAGGATATTCTTTCGTACACCCTGACAATGCAGTAGTAGTTGCTGTTAAGATGTCTAGAAATGCAATGAAAGGAGGTGCAGCAATGGAAGATGATGAGGATGAAGAAGTTGCAACTGAAGAAGGTGCAGCTCCAGAAGCAGCAGAAACTGCAGCAGAATAAGAATTGCTTATTTAAACAATATAAGACCTGTCAATTTATTGGCAGGTTTTTTATTTGTAATGCAGTGAAAATATAAAATAGTAACGAAAGCTGAGAAAACAGATTGAGCCCATTGAATATTTCTATCAGCTGACAGTGATCAGCATTCAATCTGATACCTCCTTTCAGAAAAAAAGCCGTAAATTTGAAGTGTTCTAAATAAGAACGTTTTAATTTAAAAAATAAATAAATGTTTGACATTCAGGAAATAAGAAGCCAGTTTTCTATATTGGACAGAGAAGTGAATGGTAAACCACTGGTTTATCTTGATAATGCAGCTACATCCCAAAAGCCAAATTCGGTTTTAGAAGTCTGTCACGCATACTATACAGAGCTTAATGCCAATGTACACAGAGGAATTCATACATTAAGCCAATTGGCAACAGAAGAAATGGAACTTTCCAGAAGAAAGATTCAGAAATTCATTAATGCTGAACATGATTTCGAAGTGATCTTCACTAAGGGAACAACAGAAGGGTTGAACCTCATCGCTTATATTTTGACTCAAAAATTGCAAAAGGATGACGAGATCATTATTTCATATTTAGAACATCACTCCAATATTGTTCCTTGGCAAATGCTTTGTGAGAGAACAGGAGCAAAGCTTAGAGTTATTCCTATCGATGAAAATGGAATTTTGCAATTAGATTATCTAGACCAATTCTTAAGTGAAAAAACTAAGATTGTCTCTGTAAACCAGGTTTCCAATGCATTGGGAATTGTGAATCCTATTGAAGAGATTATTGCCAAAACAAGAAAGAATTCGGATGCTTATATTGTGATTGATGGTGCTCAGTCTGCTCCACATTTCAATATTGACGTTCAGAAGCTGGACTGTGATTTCTTTGTTTTCTCAGGTCATAAAATGTATGCTCCAATGGGAACGGGTATTTTATACGGAAAACGTGAAATATTAGAGGCTTTGCCACCATTTCATGGTGGAGGAGAGATGATTGCTACGTGTTCTTTTGAGGGAACAACCTATGCCGGGCTTCCTTTTAAGTATGAAGCGGGAACTCCAAACGTAGGAGGGAATATAGCTTTGGGTGCAGCAGTTGATTTTATGGAAAAAGTGGGACGTGAAAATATTCAGAACCATGAAAATGCTTTATTAGAATATGCTCAAAGACATCTTTTAGAGCTAGAAGGAATCAAGATTTATGGAGAAAAAGCTAAGAGAACGGGAGTTGTATCCTTTAATCTTGAGGGAGTAGGAATATCTTCTGATGTAGGAATGATCCTGGATAAAATGGGGATTGCTGTAAGAACAGGACATCACTGTACACAGCCTATTATGAACTTCTTTAATATTGCAGGAACGGTAAGAGCAAGTTTTGCAGTGTATAATACCTTTGAAGAAATTGATATTTTAGTAGAAGGAGTTAAAAAAGCACAAAGAATGTTGAGTTAATACTCTTAAAAAAACGAAACATATAAAAAGCCCTGTCAATCATGATAGGGCTTTGTTATTATGCTGAACTTTCAGGGTGAAAGCTAAGGGTTTTTAAAGATTCGGTTTCCAGTCAACAACGGCTCTAATGAATGCTTCTGCATTTTCTACAGGAACATTAGGTAGGATTCCGTGTCCAAGATTGGCGATATATCTGTCCTTTCCGAAACGGTTAATCATTTCATTTACCATTTTCTTGATGGTTTCAGGAGTTGAATGCAGTCTTGCAGGATCAAAATTTCCTTGTAATGTCATGGTGTGGTTAGTCAAGGTTCTTGCGAATTCCGGCTTAATCGTCCAGTCAACACCAAGAGCAGAAGCTTTAGACATCGTCATATCTTCCAATGCAAACCAGCATCCTTTTCCGAATACCACAACATGAGTAAGAGGGCTTAATGCTTCAACGATCTGGTTGATGTACTGCCAAGAGAATTCCTGATAATCTGTCGGAGAAAGCATTCCTCCCCAGGAATCAAAAATCTGTACGGCAGAAACTCCTTTTTCTACCTTTCTCTTTAAATAAGCAATGGTAGTATCTGTAATCTTCTGAAGTAATAAGTGAGCCGCTTCAGGCTGCTGAAAACAAAATGACTTTGCAATATCAAATGCCTTACTTCCTTTTCCTTCCACACAGTAGCAAAGAATAGTCCAAGGAGAACCGGCAAAACCGATCAATGGAATATCATTGTCTAATTTCAGAAGAGTGAGTTCAATAGCATCAAAAACGTATCCTAAAGTGTCATTCACATCTGGAGTTTCAATGTTCTGAACCTGTTCCATTGTTCTGATCGGAGTATCCAACCATGGTCCAACAGATTCTTTCATTTTGAAATCAATCCCCATTGCCTGTGGAACTACCAAAATATCTGAAAACAGAATAGCAGCATCCAAAGGAAATCTACGGATAGGCTGCATCGTAATTTCAGCAGCAAGTTCAGGAGTCTGACATCTTGTGAAGAAATCATATTGATCTCTTAGGGCAATGAATTCCGGTAAATATCTTCCAGCCTGCCTCATCATCCAAACAGGAGGTCTTTCAACGGTTTCTCCGCGAAGTGCTTTTAAATATAGGTCGTTTTTTATCATAATCTATTTAAACTAATATTACCTTCCAGTTCGGTAACAAATATTTTAAAATTTTCCTCCTACTTCTTTCCTGATCAGTCCAAAGATGGAAGCCAGTGTATTTTCTTCAGAAGTGAAAATTTGTTCTTGAGTGTAATTTCTCAATTCCCCGGACGTGGTTTCTCCAATCGAAAACAGTTTCATATCCTTTAAGGAATTTTGCTTTGCAAAACTACGAACTCCGCTTGGACTAAAAAATACCGCAGCATGATATTTTTCAGGTATTAAAGGATTGGTTTCCTCGGTGTTGTAGATTGTTATTTTTTTATACTTGATGTTTTGTAAAGGAAGATCCTTGTCCAATACATTAAGGGCAAGGTTTCCGCAGAAATGAAGAAATTGTTCGTGCTGGCAATTTCCAATGATAAATCGGGATAACATTTCAGCATTTTTCAATACCTTAAATGTTCCAAATCCGTGCTTTCTTAAAGCTCTTTTAGTTTTTTCACCCACACAATAAACCTTGTTGTAGTTTTTTGCTGTAAAATCTTCATTAGGCTTAAATCGGTTCTTAAAAAAAGCAGCCACACCATTCGCGCTGGTAAAAATCAGAGAATAGTTTTTCAGATCAAAAGGGTTAATGATAATAGGCTTGGTCTTAATTACCTCAATACAATCAACCAAAATATCCTCTCCTAATTCCTTGGATATAATAGATTGGTCTATATTTTTGGTAAATAAGATTTTCATGTTTCTGTTAAGTAAAGATGAAAGGGTAGTTAAAAAGAACTTGTAATAACCCTAGATCTGGCTTTTGATTTCTGTCATCAATTCCTTTCCTCCATTCTCCAGTACCACTTTTGCGAATTTCTCTCCAAAATTTTCTGCTGGATTGTATTCAAAGTTTTCATCAATGGCAATACAGTTTTTACCATCCAGAGAACAAAGAGCTGCAGTAAAACGGATCTGATCGCCGATGATTTCTGCAAAAGCTCCGATAGGTGCTGTACAGCCTCCTTCTAATGTGCTTAGGAAATTTCTTTCCATTTCTACACAGATTTGAGTAGGTTTATGATTGATTTGTTTTAGGATTTCATTGATCTCCGGTTTGTGAGAATGTCCTGCCACTGCAATAACACCCTGCGATGGAGCTGAGATCATTACCGGAAGCATTTCATAATCAATGTCCATTTTCATTCTTTTGATTCCTGCCAAGGATAGAATGGTAGCGTCAAAATCTCCATCTTCAAGCTTCTGAAGACGGGTTTGAATATTTCCACGAATATCTGAGAATTCTGTGGTAGGATAATGTCTTAACCAGAATGCTCTTCTTCTCAAACTGCTTGTTGCCAACTTCAGTTCGTGAAGTTCCTTGTTTTTTGCAGATTCTTTTCTGATCAGAATGTCCTGTGGATAATCTCTTTCCAGATAGGTGATTATCTCAATATTTTGAGGTAACTGAGTAGGAACATCCTTTAGAGAGTGAACAGCAATGTCTATTTCGTCATTCAGTAATGCGATATCAAGGTCTCTTGTAAAGACACCCGTGATTCCCAGTGAATATAAGGGCTGATTAAGATTCTTATCGCCAGAAGAAACGATAGGAACAATCTCCGTTAAATAATTATTGTTCTGAAGGTGCCTTGCAACCTCTCTAGCCTGCCAAAGTGCAAGTGCGGAATTTCTCGTTCCGATTCTAATGCTTTTCATTGAATTCGTTGTTTGGTTGTTCAACTAATATTTCGTGCATTAATTTACTAATTTCTTCGGCTTTTAAAGGATTGTCGATGATATATTTTGCAAAACGGTTGGTGATCTTCTGAATCATCTTATCAGAAAGTTCCATGTCTGTGATGCCTATATATTTATTCTTCTTATAGAAATTATGCATTTCATTGCGTTCCATATTCTTTAAAACCGCTTTGAAATGATGAATGTTTGGTGCTAATTTTCTTTTTTTCTCCCATTCAATGAAGTCTTTCATCAGTTCCTTAATAATCTTTTCAGCTTTTGGAATTTCTTTTTCCCGCTGCTGGATTGTTTCCTGGATCTGCTTTGAAAGTTCATCAACGTCAATTAAAGTTACATTTTCATTTTCTGTAACATTCTTTTCAACGTTATGCGGAATAGATAAGTCAATAATCAAGGTCTCCTTTCCGTTAGGAAAATGAGATTGATTAATAATAGGGTGCTTGGCCCCGGTTGCCACAATAAGGATATCCGTGTTTTTTAATTCCTGATCAAACTCAGAATAATCAACGTGAGGAATATTATATTTCTGGGAAATCTTTTCAGCTTTCTCCTGGGTTCTGTTGGCTATTTTAATTTTCGGCTGAAAGACATGTTTTACCAGATTTTCAACGGTATTCTGTCCAATTTCACCTACTCCCAAAAGAAGAATGTTCTTTTCGGTAATTCTTTTTTGACTGTTTAAAATATAATGTACTGCTGCATAGGAAACAGAAGCGGCTCCATTGGAAATACCGGTTTCATTCTTTATCCTTTTTGAAATCTGAATAGCTGCATTGATGGCTCTTTCCAGATAAGGGTTAGAATTTTGTCTTTCCTTTTTAAAGCGGCTGTAAGCTTTTTTAATCTGACCAATAATTTCAAAATCTCCGATAATCTGGCTCTCAAGGCCGGCAGCTACCCTAAAAAGATGAATCAACGCTTCTTCTTTGGTAAGAATATTGGCAAACTGAAGGAAATCAGTAATATTGACTCCAATGGTTTTACAGTACTCTTCAGCTACTAAAAGATAATTGGGAGAAGTGGTATAGATTTCGGTCCTGTTACATGTAGAGACCACAAATGCATCCCCAAGATCTTCCTGATGGACCCGGGAAACAAAGTTCTTGATGTTTTCATCAAAGAATGCAAATTTCCCTCTCGTTTCTACATCGGCCTTTTCAAAGCTGATGGAAAGCACAGCAAAATTCGATGTTTGATGGATGTTGGAATACTGTAACATAAGCAGTGGCAAATTTACGCTTTTTTTAATTAATCAGCCTCTGATAGTGTATATGATAATTATCGTAAAAAACTATGGTAGATTCTGGCTGGCAATTAAGGGCAATAGGGCAATGAAAGTGGATAAAAGGCTATTTGCCAATTTAGTCATTTGTTTTTTCTGCATTCTCTGTCTTTTTGTACTTTCCAGATTTTACATTTTTATCCTTTTAAGCTTCCATTAATTTTAGTTTAACTCAAACTCTGTAATTGTCTAAACAGAAAGTTAATAAAGAATTATAAATTTTAATAAAATTTTAACCAAATTATGTTGGCGGGAAATTTCTTTAGTAGTGTTAAATTTATATCTTTGTAAACTTAAAATCAGAAGAAAAATATGAGTTTATTTGATATGTTTACGCAAGAAATTGCGATAGACCTAGGAACAGCTAATACCCTTATCATCCATAATAATAAAATTGTTATAGATCAACCGTCAATTGTCGCAATTGAACGTTCTACGGGTAAACCCATTGCTGTAGGTGAACAGGCTAAGCATATGCAAGGTAAAACTCATGAGGATATCAAGACGGTTCGTCCATTGAAGGATGGAGTTATTGCAGATTTCCACGCTTCTGAACACATGATTAAGGAATTCATCAAAAAGATTCCTGGAATTAAGGGTAAATTCATACAGCCTGCATTAAGAATTGTAATCTGTATTCCTTCTGGTATTACTGAAGTTGAAAAAAGAGCGGTAAGAGACTCTGCTCAAAAAGTAAACGCTAAAGAAGTGAGATTGATCTATGAACCAATGGCTGCTGCTATCGGGGTTGGGATCGATGTACAGAAGCCTGAAGGGAACATGATTATCGATATAGGTGGAGGTACTACAGAAATTGCTGTGGTAGCTTTGGGAGGTATCGTATGTGATAAATCTGTGAAAATTGCAGGAGATGTATTTACGAATGATATTGCGTATTACTTAAGAACTCACCATAACCTTTACATCGGAGAAAGAACTGCTGAAAGAATCAAAATTGAAGTAGGTTCTGCAGTTGAAGATCTTGATGTAGATATCGAGGACATTCCGGTACAAGGTAGAGACCTTATCACAGGGAAGCCTAAGGAAATTATGGTTGGATACAAAGAGATTGCACGTGCATTAGATAAATCTATCATCAGAATTGAAGATGCTGTAATGGAAACACTTTCTCTTACCCCACCAGAATTGGCTGCTGATATCTATAAGACTGGTATTTATCTAGCCGGAGGAGGTGCTTTACTAAGAGGTCTTGCAGATAGAATCCACAAAAAGACAGGTCTTCCTGTATTTGTAGCGGAAGATCCGTTAAGAGCTGTTGTTCGCGGAACTGGTATTGCCCTTAAGAATATGGATAAATTCAATTTCTTAATTAAATAATTTTAACTTTTTACGACTGTATATCTGAATGGGATTTTTGCTGAGATTATTTTCGAAGAACACACTTTTCGTCTTCTTTATATTCCTGCAAATTATTGCTCTGGTTCTGATATTCACCAGAAATGCCATGCAGAGATCCTGGGTTGCCGGCCAAACGGCTGCCTTCAACTCTTGGGTTTCCGGATATATTGATGAAGGAGTTTCTTATCTGAAGCTAAAACAGATCAATGAAGATCTTGTTGTTCAGAATAAAGCCCTGATGACTGAACTTTATGGAAAAGACGGGACGAAAAATCCTGTTTTCAAAAAAGTTCATGATACCATTGGTGGTGGGCAAATCTACACTTTTGTTGATGGGGAAATTGTATTCAACAGTATCAACAGAAGAAATAATTATTTTACCATCAACCGTGGCCGCAGAGATGGTGTATTTCCTCAAATGGGGGTAATGGCACCAAGAGGTATCGCGGGGATTGTTATCAATTCTACAGATAGCTATGCATTAGTTCAATCTGTATTAAGTGTAAACAGAATACGAATTAATGCAGCACTGAAAAACTCCGGATATTTTGGTACCTTAACGTGGAACGGAGATAATTCTAGGGTAATGCATCTTGCAGATATTCCAAAATATGTTGCCTTAAAAATTGGAGACACTGTTGTTACAGACGGAAAGTCGGCCATTTTTCCGAAAGGAGTTACGATTGGTACTATTGCAGGATATTCAGTGGATAATAAAACCGGTTTCTGGGATATCTCAGTGGAGCTGAGTGAAAAAATGGGAGCGTTGAACAAGGTTTATGTAGTAAAGAATCTTAAAAAAGCAGAAGTGCAAAAGATTCAGGATACTATGCAGGCTGTAATAAAGAAAGAAAATGATTAGCAGGACTTTATTTACTGATATATTGATCATGATTTTTCTTGTGGCATTACAGGTCTTTGTATTGAACAGGATTACCCTTTTCGGGAAATACACTCCGGTATTGTATCCCGTTTTTGTGATGTTCTATCCTTTTTTCAGAAATAAGTTTCAGTTTCTTGCATTAAGTTTTTTAATTGGTCTGGCAATAGACGGATTCCTTAATTCATGGGGGATTAATGCTTTTGCAACCACTTTGATTGCCTATTTTAGAACATTAATATTCAGGACCTCCACAGATACTTCCACAGATTTTTTCTCTTTTCAGTCCCTTCAATGGGCGCAGTTTTTGCTGTTTTTATTTTCAAGTATTTTTCTGCATCAGCTTTTAGTACAATATATTGAATTCTTTAAGTTTAGCAGATTTTTTGAAATATTGTTTAATGTGTTGGTGACTAGTGTAATTTCATTTATCTTTATCGTTATCTACGCATTAATATTTAAAATCAAACAAAAAGTTTGAACACACGTTATTTAAAAATCTTTTCCATCCTTGTCGTAATCGCTCTTATTTTTGTAGCGAGGCTTGCTTATTTACAACTATTTACAGATCGTTATGCGCTGAATGCAGCCAATACCTCTATTAAAACTGAATATGTTATCCCGCAACGTGGGGTAATTTTTGACAGGAATGGTAGAATTATGGTAGGAAACCAGCCTGCCTATGAAGTTTCCTTTACTCAGGCGTTAATGAAACCGGATTTTGATACATTGGGCTTCTGTAGTCTGATGAAGATCAGTAAAACTGATTTTATCAATAAAATCAATGTCATTAAAAAAGAAAAATACTATTCTAAGCTGACTCCTATGACTTTTTTAAAGGACCTCAGCAGGGAAGATATTGCAAGGGTACAGGAAATCATTTTTAAATACCCTGCCTTTAATATTGTACAGAGACCTCAGCGTCAGTACGAAGTGTCTACTTCCGGAAACCTTCTGGGATATACTAATGAGGTAAATGATGCAGAAATCAAAAAGGATTCTACCTATTATCTTCCTGGTGATTTCATTGGTAAAAAAGGAGTGGAGAAATCCTATGAAAAAGAACTTCGTGGCGTAAAAGGAGTGAAATATATCCAAAAAGATATCAGACTCCGAAATATTGGATCCTATAAAAATGGTACTCTGGATAAAGATGTGATTACGGGGAAAGATATTACATTGACCATTGATTACGATCTTCAGAGAATGGCTGAAGAAATGTTGGTGAATAAGCATGGAGCCATTGTAGCAATAGACCCTAATAATGGGGAAATTCTGACGTTGGCTTCAGGTCCGGATATTGATCCTAACTTATTTACAGGTCCCAATAAATCTAAAAACCTGTATGCAATGTCAAAAGATACGCTGTATGAAAATAAGCCTACTTTTGACAGGTCTGTTCAGGCTGCCTATCCTCCGGGCTCTACATTCAAATTGTTGACTGCCCTTGCAGGAATGCAGATGGGAGTGATGACAGAAAATACTATTTTCCCGTGTGGTGGAGGATTCTATTATAAAGGATTAAGAATTAAAGGACATGGTGGAGCAGATCCATTGATCCCCTCTATTCAGGTTTCCAGTAACTGTTATTTCTCACATGCTTATCTGGCTATTATGAATAAATATCCTGGTGAGCCCTCCAAAGGGGTAGATGAATGGAAAAAGATCATGAATAGCTTTGGCGTTGGTGAGTTCTTAAATAATGACCTTGCTTCAGGTGCAAAAGGAAGAATTCCAAGCGGTGAGTTCTACGAAAAAAGACAAAAAAATTTAAATAAATACAGTGGTAAAAAGGATTTTAAAAACTGGGATCCTTTAGCTACAGGGGCTGTCTTCAATGGAATGGGACAGGGAGATGTGATGCTTACTCCTTTGCAGATGGCAAACTTTGTCGCTGCCATTGCCAATAAAGGCTGGTACTACACGCCTCATATTGTGAAGAGTATCGATGGGAAATCAAATCCAGATGCTAGATTCAAGGTAAAGCACAAAACACTTGTAGATACTAAATACTTTGAGCCCGTATTGAAAGGGATGGAGGCTGTAGTGCTTAGAGGAACAGGTCGAAGTCTCAAATCGAATGATTTTACACAGCTTGCAAAAACAGGAACAGCTCAGGTTCCACAAGGAAAAGATAATTCAATCTTTGTACTGATTGCACCAGCTGATAAACCTAAAATTGTTGTAGTTGCCGTAATGGAACATGCAGGATTTGGAGCTACCTGGGCTGGGCCAGCCTGTACTGTAATTGCTGAAAAGTATATAACAGGTGACCTGAAGAGAGAAAATCTCTATAAAAAGATGACAGGAGCAAGCTTTATGCCTGAGTATAAAAGACAGTGGATTGCAGACCTGAAACGTAAGGGGCTTTATGTAGATCCTAAGCCAGATTCAATCAAGCGTAAAAAAATGCAGGACAGTCTGAACTTTATAAAAAAACAGAAAGCCAAATTACAACAGAGAATAAACGAAGAAACTAAAAATACAAAATCTGTTAAGCAATGAAATGGACTGAAGGAATAGATAAATTGGGCCTTGGGCTGTATTTCCTGCTTTGCATTTTTGCTATTGCAAATATCTACAGTGTTGATCAGAAACTAGGAGAAAAGCAGTTGATTTTCTTCTGTATATCCGTATTTGTGGGTCTTATTATTTTCGTAGGCAGAAGTAAGTTCTTCGAAAACATGGCAGGGATCATTTATATCGGAGGGGTGCTCTTATTAATTGGGCTTTTCCCTTTTGGAAAAGAAATCCTAGGGCAGAAAAACTGGTACAAGTTTGGAAGTTTTACCATGCAGCCGGTAGAATTTGCAAAAATTGGAACCTCTCTAATGGTTGCCAATTATGTTTCCGGACCTGATTTTAATCTGAAGAATAGAAAATCATTATTGACGGCCCTGGCGATTATCGGAATTCCGGCAGTTGTAGTACTGGCTATTCCTGATGTTGGCTCCATGCTTGTTTTTATTGCATTTTTTATTGCTTTATACAGAGAAGGGCTAAGCGGGATGTTGTTCGGAATAGGATTTATTTTTGCAGGGGTCTTTTTAGTTTCGCTCGCCATACCTCCGGTCTATGTAGCAGTGGCTGTCTTGATAATAGTAGGTGTTTTAATTGCCATGAATTATCATAGAATGTCCTGGGATGTAATCTCTATCTCCGGAATTATAGGATCTGTTATTCTGCTTTGCGGATTGGCCTTTGGTTCCCCTTATATCTTAGAGAAGCTTCCTAAGCACCAGAGAGAAAGAATTGAAGTTCTTTATAAAGGAGAAAAAGCCTTTAGAGATACTTCAGGATATAACCTCTTGTATTCCAAGACTGCAATTGGATCTGGAGGACTTCTTGGGAAGGGATATCGAGAAGGGTCCGTAACCCAGGGGAAATTCGTTCCTGAGCAGGAAACCGATTATATATTCTGTACCGTAGGTGAAGAATGGGGATTCTTGGGAAGTGCAATGCTTATCTTGTGCTACATGGTTTATATTGGCCGGATTTATTATCTGGCAGAAAAACAGAAATCTACTTTTAATAGAGTGTTTGGATATTGCTTCGCTTCGATCCTGCTGATGCATTTTTCCATCAATTTAGGGATGGTTATGGGGCTTTTCCCTACTGTAGGTATCCCTCTTCCTTATTTCAGTTATGGTGGAAGTTCCTTATTGGCTTTCTCTATGATGACTTTTATTTTCTTTAAACTTAATTATTCAGACAAAAACAGTTTGGTGTAGCAATTCTCTTTAGGCAAAAAGAAGTGTTGTTGAGTTTGTTTTTAAATCTGTAAAAGCTGCGGAAAGTAGTATTGTACCTATAAATCATTATATTTTTATGAAAGAGGCTTATATCCTGGATCAGACCTTTGAAAACACGGCATGTTCCCAATTAGAAAAAGGCGAATATGAAAACTGTACTTTTAGAAACTGTAGTTTTGAATATGGTGATCTTTCAGGTTTCAGCTTTACAGATTGTGAATTCATCAGTTGTAATCTGAGCATGGCAAAGCTGGTTAATACAGGCTTTCGAGAGGTTATTTTTAAGGAGTGTAAAATGTTCGGACTTCAGTTCAATACCTGTAACGAATTTGGAATGACATTTAAATTTGAAGGCTGTTTCCTGAATAATTCCGTATTCTATCAAACCTCTATTAAAAAAACTGTTTTTAAAGACTCCAGATTAATTGAAGTTGATTTCACTGAATGTGACTTGTCAAACGCTGTAATTAACAATTGTGATTTGTCAGGAGCTGTTTTTGATGATACAAACCTTGAAAAGGCAGATCTAAGGACTTCTTTTAACTATTCTATAGATCCGGCTTTAAATAGGCTTAAAAAGGCCAAATTCTCCCTTTCTGAAGTATCTGGACTCCTGTATAAGCTGGATATACAAATAGACAGGAATAGCTAGGTAGAGAAGCTTGTTGCTTTTGTAATTGAATCCTGAAATAAAAGACTGGGCCTTACCAGTGCTTTATACATAAAAAAGCCATCAGATTCTGATGGCTTCATTATTTAAATCAATTATTTATAAAATTAAAAATTTGCTGGTGTAGATGGAGCAGTAGATGCAAGGTTATTGTAAGCTTCTCCCTCTTCGTTAATTACTCTTT containing:
- a CDS encoding 50S ribosomal protein L25/general stress protein Ctc, whose translation is MKSITIQGTKRESVGKKSTKALRDAELVPCVVYGGGAPLNFSAEERAFKGLVYTPEAHTVSIEVDGQTIPAVLQDIQFHPITDKILHADFYQLTDDKPVIMEVPVRITGRSKGVVAGGVLRQSFRKLKVKAIPANLPDEIVVDVTPLRIGNKLYVGSIKTEGYSFVHPDNAVVVAVKMSRNAMKGGAAMEDDEDEEVATEEGAAPEAAETAAE
- a CDS encoding aminotransferase class V-fold PLP-dependent enzyme, producing MFDIQEIRSQFSILDREVNGKPLVYLDNAATSQKPNSVLEVCHAYYTELNANVHRGIHTLSQLATEEMELSRRKIQKFINAEHDFEVIFTKGTTEGLNLIAYILTQKLQKDDEIIISYLEHHSNIVPWQMLCERTGAKLRVIPIDENGILQLDYLDQFLSEKTKIVSVNQVSNALGIVNPIEEIIAKTRKNSDAYIVIDGAQSAPHFNIDVQKLDCDFFVFSGHKMYAPMGTGILYGKREILEALPPFHGGGEMIATCSFEGTTYAGLPFKYEAGTPNVGGNIALGAAVDFMEKVGRENIQNHENALLEYAQRHLLELEGIKIYGEKAKRTGVVSFNLEGVGISSDVGMILDKMGIAVRTGHHCTQPIMNFFNIAGTVRASFAVYNTFEEIDILVEGVKKAQRMLS
- the hemE gene encoding uroporphyrinogen decarboxylase, whose product is MIKNDLYLKALRGETVERPPVWMMRQAGRYLPEFIALRDQYDFFTRCQTPELAAEITMQPIRRFPLDAAILFSDILVVPQAMGIDFKMKESVGPWLDTPIRTMEQVQNIETPDVNDTLGYVFDAIELTLLKLDNDIPLIGFAGSPWTILCYCVEGKGSKAFDIAKSFCFQQPEAAHLLLQKITDTTIAYLKRKVEKGVSAVQIFDSWGGMLSPTDYQEFSWQYINQIVEALSPLTHVVVFGKGCWFALEDMTMSKASALGVDWTIKPEFARTLTNHTMTLQGNFDPARLHSTPETIKKMVNEMINRFGKDRYIANLGHGILPNVPVENAEAFIRAVVDWKPNL
- a CDS encoding uroporphyrinogen-III synthase; its protein translation is MKILFTKNIDQSIISKELGEDILVDCIEVIKTKPIIINPFDLKNYSLIFTSANGVAAFFKNRFKPNEDFTAKNYNKVYCVGEKTKRALRKHGFGTFKVLKNAEMLSRFIIGNCQHEQFLHFCGNLALNVLDKDLPLQNIKYKKITIYNTEETNPLIPEKYHAAVFFSPSGVRSFAKQNSLKDMKLFSIGETTSGELRNYTQEQIFTSEENTLASIFGLIRKEVGGKF
- the hemC gene encoding hydroxymethylbilane synthase: MKSIRIGTRNSALALWQAREVARHLQNNNYLTEIVPIVSSGDKNLNQPLYSLGITGVFTRDLDIALLNDEIDIAVHSLKDVPTQLPQNIEIITYLERDYPQDILIRKESAKNKELHELKLATSSLRRRAFWLRHYPTTEFSDIRGNIQTRLQKLEDGDFDATILSLAGIKRMKMDIDYEMLPVMISAPSQGVIAVAGHSHKPEINEILKQINHKPTQICVEMERNFLSTLEGGCTAPIGAFAEIIGDQIRFTAALCSLDGKNCIAIDENFEYNPAENFGEKFAKVVLENGGKELMTEIKSQI
- the hemA gene encoding glutamyl-tRNA reductase — protein: MLQYSNIHQTSNFAVLSISFEKADVETRGKFAFFDENIKNFVSRVHQEDLGDAFVVSTCNRTEIYTTSPNYLLVAEEYCKTIGVNITDFLQFANILTKEEALIHLFRVAAGLESQIIGDFEIIGQIKKAYSRFKKERQNSNPYLERAINAAIQISKRIKNETGISNGAASVSYAAVHYILNSQKRITEKNILLLGVGEIGQNTVENLVKHVFQPKIKIANRTQEKAEKISQKYNIPHVDYSEFDQELKNTDILIVATGAKHPIINQSHFPNGKETLIIDLSIPHNVEKNVTENENVTLIDVDELSKQIQETIQQREKEIPKAEKIIKELMKDFIEWEKKRKLAPNIHHFKAVLKNMERNEMHNFYKKNKYIGITDMELSDKMIQKITNRFAKYIIDNPLKAEEISKLMHEILVEQPNNEFNEKH
- a CDS encoding rod shape-determining protein: MSLFDMFTQEIAIDLGTANTLIIHNNKIVIDQPSIVAIERSTGKPIAVGEQAKHMQGKTHEDIKTVRPLKDGVIADFHASEHMIKEFIKKIPGIKGKFIQPALRIVICIPSGITEVEKRAVRDSAQKVNAKEVRLIYEPMAAAIGVGIDVQKPEGNMIIDIGGGTTEIAVVALGGIVCDKSVKIAGDVFTNDIAYYLRTHHNLYIGERTAERIKIEVGSAVEDLDVDIEDIPVQGRDLITGKPKEIMVGYKEIARALDKSIIRIEDAVMETLSLTPPELAADIYKTGIYLAGGGALLRGLADRIHKKTGLPVFVAEDPLRAVVRGTGIALKNMDKFNFLIK